GGCAGGATCTTTGGCCTGTTTGTTGGCGATGATATCCACCTGCGCCTGGCCTGCCCAATCTTCCAGCTGTTCCATGGCTGCCGCACGGAATGTGTCCGCGGCGCCAATCAGGACCGACTTGCCTTCGTTTTTCAATCGATGGGCAAGCTTTCCGATTGTGGTGGTTTTTCCGGATCCGTTCACACCGACGACCATGATTACATGTGGCTTTTGCCTTATAGCGGTCTCCTCTGCCATTTTCCCATTGGGCAGCAGGAGCTTAATTTCGTCCTGGAGGACGTGTTCCAGGGCTTCCATATCTATTTCGTCCAGTTCCTTTGCCCGATCCCGCAGGTCATCCAGCAACCGCATGGTGGCGTCCACGCCGAGGTCCGCTTCTATGAGAATTTCTTCCAGATCATCCAGCAGGTCATCGTCAAGCGAGGTTCTCCCGGAGAAAACATCCGATATCTTCCCCACCACACTCTCATGGGTTTTTTTTAACCCGGATTTTAATTTCTGAAATGCGCTACGCATATGTTTGACTTCCTTTCTTCCTTCGAATGTGAATCTTCAAATAAATAAAGTAGACCCGGAGATACCGAACCCATGAGAGGACCATTACGACATAGGCCGCCCACATCGCATAATTTTTGTATGGCATCCAGTTGAGCAGGTATAAAATGATAGTCAA
This is a stretch of genomic DNA from Candidatus Neomarinimicrobiota bacterium. It encodes these proteins:
- the ftsY gene encoding signal recognition particle-docking protein FtsY, whose translation is MRSAFQKLKSGLKKTHESVVGKISDVFSGRTSLDDDLLDDLEEILIEADLGVDATMRLLDDLRDRAKELDEIDMEALEHVLQDEIKLLLPNGKMAEETAIRQKPHVIMVVGVNGSGKTTTIGKLAHRLKNEGKSVLIGAADTFRAAAMEQLEDWAGQAQVDIIANKQAKDPASVAFDAAAAANSREVDVLIVDTAGRLHTQGNLMEELQKIHRVLGKQIQDAPHEVLLVLDATTGQNAIMQARQFNKAVETTGIALTKLDGTAKGGVVVAINRELDIPVKYIGIGEGIDDLQPFDPEQFAEALFY